In Tepidanaerobacter syntrophicus, the following are encoded in one genomic region:
- a CDS encoding Rqc2 family fibronectin-binding protein, translated as MPFDGLTLFGITDELKNLLVGGRISKIYQPDKNDVVLSVYNNREEYKLLISAHSVDCRIHLARKPFENPSSPPMFCMLLRKYLLGGKIEEIVQDGLERILNITIKNTDEFMQPAEYEIVAEIMGKHSNIILLDLQTKIIIDSIKRIGLDVNRYREILPGKTYTKPPVEEKVDLLISDRSSIINVIKDAAKSGKTKTLSKWLLETFAGFSGISAQEIAVRAGIDHKIPISNLSEDDIEALTDSMMKIREDLILRNFDPRVYFSKSSRVPLDFWLFPMEIYKNELITGVSNVNTAVDTFFSKKREISEIEKAKHKIKTEIAKILKKLNQSLEYLEERRQRTLDFEKYRLWGEILSANLYNIKPGQSKVILPNFYQPGEEIEIPLNEKLSPSQNAQKYFNRYKKLQSTKNIVESRISKILAEIDYLESVLVNIDYSQSTEDLEEIQQELESQGYLAAPSHKKRRQKTASSSKPLQFKSSDGFIINVGKNNKQNDVLTFKKAKPDDIWLHAKNTPGSHVVIESSGNEVPETTLVEAAILAAHFSKSRNSSNVPVDYTYVKHVKKPSGAKPGFVIYYHQKTIYVTPDENIVAKLSF; from the coding sequence ATGCCGTTTGATGGTTTAACTTTATTTGGAATAACTGACGAATTAAAAAATCTCTTGGTTGGTGGAAGGATAAGTAAAATTTATCAACCTGATAAAAATGACGTAGTACTTAGCGTATATAATAATCGTGAAGAATACAAACTTTTAATATCAGCTCACTCTGTAGACTGCCGTATTCATCTGGCTCGGAAGCCTTTTGAAAACCCATCTTCTCCACCAATGTTTTGCATGCTGCTTAGAAAATATCTTTTGGGAGGAAAAATCGAGGAAATAGTTCAGGATGGTTTGGAGCGAATTTTAAATATCACTATAAAAAACACAGATGAATTTATGCAGCCTGCAGAATACGAAATAGTAGCGGAAATCATGGGAAAACACAGTAATATCATATTGTTGGACCTTCAAACAAAGATAATTATTGATTCCATAAAAAGAATCGGCTTAGATGTTAATAGATACAGGGAAATTCTTCCTGGAAAAACCTATACTAAACCGCCGGTAGAAGAAAAAGTAGATTTACTAATTTCTGACAGAAGCTCTATTATCAATGTTATAAAAGATGCAGCAAAATCCGGCAAAACCAAGACCCTTAGTAAGTGGCTTCTTGAAACCTTTGCCGGTTTTTCAGGGATTTCAGCTCAAGAAATTGCGGTAAGAGCCGGGATTGACCACAAAATACCGATATCAAATTTAAGTGAAGATGATATTGAAGCTCTTACCGATTCCATGATGAAAATACGAGAGGATTTGATTCTGCGCAACTTTGATCCGCGTGTATATTTTAGCAAAAGCAGCCGTGTGCCTTTAGATTTTTGGCTTTTTCCTATGGAAATATATAAAAACGAATTAATTACCGGCGTTTCGAATGTAAATACAGCGGTTGATACCTTTTTTTCTAAAAAAAGAGAGATCTCGGAAATTGAGAAGGCAAAACACAAAATCAAGACTGAAATCGCAAAAATTTTAAAGAAACTCAATCAATCTCTTGAATATCTTGAGGAAAGAAGACAAAGAACTCTTGATTTTGAAAAATACAGGCTTTGGGGCGAAATTTTATCAGCAAACTTATACAATATAAAACCCGGGCAATCAAAAGTTATATTGCCTAATTTTTATCAGCCCGGCGAAGAAATCGAGATTCCTCTTAATGAAAAATTATCGCCTTCGCAAAATGCGCAAAAATATTTTAATAGATATAAAAAACTACAATCTACGAAAAATATTGTCGAAAGTAGGATTTCCAAGATATTGGCAGAAATTGACTATTTGGAAAGTGTGCTTGTAAACATCGATTATAGCCAATCTACGGAGGATCTCGAGGAGATACAACAAGAATTAGAATCACAAGGTTATCTTGCTGCGCCATCACATAAAAAAAGGAGGCAAAAAACAGCCTCTTCTTCTAAACCACTGCAATTTAAATCTTCAGACGGTTTTATAATAAATGTTGGAAAAAATAATAAACAAAATGATGTCCTGACTTTTAAAAAAGCAAAACCTGACGATATATGGCTTCATGCCAAAAATACCCCTGGCTCTCACGTTGTCATCGAAAGCTCAGGGAATGAGGTGCCCGAAACTACCCTTGTGGAGGCAGCAATTCTTGCTGCACATTTTAGTAAAAGCAGAAATAGCAGTAATGTGCCGGTGGATTACACTTATGTAAAGCACGTAAAAAAGCCCTCAGGAGCAAAACCGGGCTTTGTGATTTATTACCATCAAAAAACAATTTATGTTACACCAGATGAAAATATCGTAGCAAAGCTTTCATTCTAA
- a CDS encoding mannitol dehydrogenase family protein produces MKLNISNLKNKEFWQRKGYQLPNFDIEKMKENTLKNPMWLHFGAGNIFRAFPAALQQDLLDKGLSDRGIIVCESYDEEIIEKAYTPYDNLSILITLKADGSIDKKIIASIASAMNVRDSLNKLIDIFTHPSLQIASFTITEKGYSLVDSSGSYPKEIAEDLEGNFQTPKTLMGTIAFLCYKRYLAGKLPITLLSLDNCSHNGSKLHDAVKTFADSWVENKKVDAGFLEYIQNQQFVSFPWTMIDKITPRPSEQVKAMLEADGLEDVEIIKTKKNTYVASFVNAEQTQYLVVEDVFPNSRPPLEEAGVIFTDREIVDKVEKMKVCTCLNPLHTALAIYGCLLGYTSIADEMKDKHLKKFIEKLGYEEGLPVVVDPGIIKPEEFLKEVIEERLPNPFVPDTPQRIACDTSQKIPVRFGETLKAYISTGKRDISTLTYIPLFFAGWLRYLMGIDDEGKPFAPSPDPMLEVLQGYIKDISLGDKGPFTDSLKPILSDEKIFGVDLYKYKLAPKVENMFTELVAGKGAVRKTLEKYVSD; encoded by the coding sequence ATGAAATTGAACATTTCCAACCTTAAAAACAAAGAGTTCTGGCAGAGGAAAGGATATCAACTGCCTAATTTTGATATTGAAAAGATGAAAGAAAACACTCTTAAAAATCCAATGTGGTTACATTTTGGAGCTGGCAACATTTTTAGAGCTTTTCCCGCGGCATTGCAGCAAGATTTACTGGATAAAGGTCTTTCAGACCGAGGAATCATCGTATGTGAATCCTATGATGAAGAAATTATTGAAAAAGCTTACACGCCATATGATAACTTAAGTATACTTATAACTCTGAAAGCTGATGGCAGCATAGATAAGAAAATAATTGCAAGCATAGCCTCTGCAATGAATGTAAGAGATAGCTTAAATAAATTGATTGATATTTTTACACATCCAAGTCTACAAATAGCCAGCTTTACCATAACAGAAAAAGGATATTCGCTTGTGGATTCCAGCGGAAGTTATCCAAAAGAAATAGCAGAAGACCTTGAGGGAAATTTTCAAACTCCAAAGACTCTAATGGGTACAATAGCTTTTTTATGCTACAAAAGATACTTAGCCGGAAAGCTTCCTATAACTTTATTAAGTCTAGATAATTGTTCGCACAATGGCTCAAAATTACATGATGCAGTGAAAACTTTTGCTGATAGTTGGGTAGAAAATAAAAAAGTTGATGCAGGTTTTTTGGAGTATATACAAAATCAACAATTCGTATCTTTTCCATGGACAATGATAGACAAAATCACCCCAAGACCTTCTGAACAAGTAAAAGCTATGTTGGAAGCTGATGGACTAGAAGATGTGGAAATTATAAAAACAAAAAAGAATACATATGTCGCATCTTTTGTAAACGCGGAGCAAACCCAATATCTCGTTGTAGAAGATGTATTTCCAAATTCAAGACCTCCTTTAGAAGAAGCGGGTGTAATTTTTACAGATAGAGAAATCGTGGATAAAGTAGAAAAAATGAAAGTTTGCACATGCCTTAATCCATTACACACGGCGCTTGCTATATACGGCTGCCTTTTAGGCTATACCTCTATTGCGGACGAGATGAAAGATAAGCACCTTAAAAAATTTATTGAAAAGCTAGGGTATGAGGAAGGGCTGCCTGTTGTAGTAGATCCGGGAATAATAAAACCGGAAGAATTTTTAAAAGAAGTTATAGAAGAAAGATTGCCAAATCCTTTTGTTCCTGATACACCACAACGGATAGCTTGTGACACATCACAAAAAATCCCGGTGCGCTTTGGCGAAACTCTCAAGGCATATATTTCAACTGGGAAGCGAGACATATCAACACTAACATATATACCGTTATTTTTTGCAGGCTGGTTAAGATACCTTATGGGAATAGACGATGAAGGAAAGCCATTTGCCCCCAGCCCTGACCCAATGCTTGAAGTATTGCAGGGATATATAAAAGACATATCTTTGGGAGATAAAGGACCGTTTACGGATTCATTAAAGCCAATACTTTCAGATGAAAAAATATTTGGAGTAGATCTTTATAAATATAAACTCGCTCCGAAGGTAGAAAATATGTTTACAGAACTAGTGGCTGGTAAGGGGGCGGTAAGGAAGACATTGGAGAAATACGTTAGCGACTAA
- the uxaC gene encoding glucuronate isomerase, with amino-acid sequence MAFINDDFMLQNDTAKFLYHTYAKSLPIFDYHCHLDVKLIAKDYQFSSIAELWLAGDHYKWRAMRANGISEEMITGNASSVEKFEAWSKTIENCIGNPLYHWTHLELKNYFGIDELLNENNWKEIYNKANKVIKEEQLTARKLLQLSNVTYICTTDNPLDSLEYHDKISADKNFKIKVLPSFRPDEAFTIGEKKFVDFVKKLAQITNTTIKSYSDFVKCLEERVDYFDKRGAFISDHSFEKLFFKESTDEEVEAIFQKSLNENQITDEEYKKFISRLIIDLGAIYHKKNWVMQIHFGAIRNNNTVMYERLGPDTGFDSIADQSDLAYALNRLLDTMYQRNTLPKMIIYNLNPEYNHIVASAIANFQSNEEGIKNKIQFGAGWWFNDTEQGMLRQMSTLADHGLLMHFTGMVTDSRSFLSFPRHEYFRRILCNYIGEQVEEGKFPNDKKLLKKLVENICYYNALNFFAKDI; translated from the coding sequence ATGGCGTTTATAAATGACGATTTTATGTTACAGAATGACACTGCTAAATTTTTATATCATACGTATGCCAAATCTCTTCCAATATTTGATTATCACTGCCACTTAGACGTGAAGCTCATAGCCAAGGACTATCAATTTTCTAGTATAGCTGAACTGTGGCTGGCAGGAGACCATTACAAATGGAGAGCAATGAGGGCTAACGGCATATCAGAAGAAATGATTACTGGAAATGCCAGTTCTGTAGAAAAATTTGAAGCATGGTCAAAAACTATCGAAAATTGCATAGGAAATCCATTATATCATTGGACTCATCTGGAATTAAAAAATTATTTTGGCATAGATGAACTATTAAATGAGAATAATTGGAAAGAAATTTATAATAAAGCCAATAAAGTGATCAAGGAAGAGCAATTAACCGCAAGAAAGTTGCTTCAATTATCAAACGTGACTTATATTTGTACCACTGACAATCCCCTAGACTCTCTTGAATATCATGATAAAATAAGCGCTGATAAGAATTTTAAAATTAAAGTACTCCCTTCTTTTAGACCGGATGAAGCGTTTACAATTGGAGAAAAAAAGTTCGTTGATTTTGTTAAGAAATTAGCCCAAATTACAAATACTACAATCAAAAGTTATTCGGATTTTGTTAAGTGTTTAGAAGAACGGGTTGATTACTTTGATAAAAGAGGAGCTTTTATATCTGATCATAGCTTTGAAAAATTGTTTTTTAAAGAATCAACAGATGAAGAAGTAGAAGCCATATTTCAAAAGTCGCTAAATGAAAATCAAATTACTGACGAAGAATACAAAAAATTTATCAGCCGTTTGATAATAGACTTAGGGGCTATTTATCACAAAAAAAACTGGGTAATGCAAATTCATTTTGGAGCAATACGAAATAACAATACTGTTATGTATGAGAGGCTTGGACCAGATACGGGATTTGATTCTATAGCCGATCAATCAGATTTAGCTTATGCATTAAATAGGCTACTCGATACTATGTACCAAAGGAATACTTTGCCAAAAATGATTATATACAATCTGAATCCGGAATATAATCACATTGTAGCAAGCGCTATAGCAAATTTTCAAAGCAATGAAGAGGGAATAAAAAACAAGATTCAATTCGGAGCCGGATGGTGGTTTAATGATACAGAGCAAGGCATGCTTCGTCAGATGAGTACTTTAGCAGACCATGGATTACTTATGCATTTTACGGGAATGGTCACAGATTCACGGAGCTTCCTATCGTTTCCACGTCATGAGTATTTCAGACGAATTTTATGCAATTATATAGGCGAACAGGTTGAAGAAGGAAAATTTCCCAATGATAAAAAATTACTAAAAAAGTTGGTAGAGAATATCTGTTATTATAATGCGTTAAATTTTTTTGCTAAGGATATATAA
- a CDS encoding TRAP transporter substrate-binding protein: MKKSFKLLSLILALALISSVLAGCGGQQSQEGKQESEGNSTSEEITLVYAEVNPPDSIAGKTAFAFKDKVEELSNGQIKIDVQASGVLGAENDVLDTMLGGGKTIDMARISAFALTSYGGEKSMLLSVPYTFVNREHFWKFANSDLASEFLLEPHENGKGVRGLFYGEEGFRHFFTVKPIKGIEDLKGMKLRVSADPIMTAMVEALGASPTVVSFNELYSALQTGVVDGAEQPIVNYKANSFYEVAPNLILDGHTLGAIQVIITDEAWDSLTEEQQNILMEAGKYASEYNRKISEETENQALDELKAKGVNVIEVNDITPWKEACKDVISSATEKYAELYQQILDMQ, from the coding sequence ATGAAAAAAAGTTTTAAGTTATTATCATTAATCTTGGCGCTGGCATTAATCAGTTCAGTGTTAGCAGGATGCGGAGGCCAACAATCGCAAGAAGGTAAACAGGAGTCAGAGGGAAATTCAACCTCAGAAGAAATTACTCTTGTATATGCGGAAGTCAATCCGCCAGATTCTATTGCCGGCAAGACAGCTTTTGCTTTTAAAGATAAAGTAGAAGAGCTTTCAAATGGTCAGATTAAAATTGATGTTCAAGCAAGTGGAGTTTTGGGAGCAGAAAATGATGTGCTAGACACAATGCTAGGTGGCGGCAAGACAATTGACATGGCTCGTATATCCGCATTTGCCCTGACAAGCTATGGCGGTGAAAAATCAATGTTGCTCTCTGTTCCTTATACATTTGTAAACCGTGAACATTTTTGGAAATTTGCTAATTCTGATTTAGCTTCTGAATTTCTTCTAGAACCACATGAAAATGGCAAGGGAGTTAGAGGTTTATTCTACGGTGAAGAAGGTTTCCGTCATTTCTTCACAGTAAAGCCGATTAAAGGCATAGAAGATCTTAAAGGTATGAAACTTAGGGTATCAGCAGATCCCATTATGACTGCCATGGTAGAAGCTCTTGGCGCCTCACCCACGGTCGTATCATTTAATGAATTATACTCTGCACTACAAACAGGTGTAGTCGATGGAGCAGAACAGCCAATTGTAAACTACAAAGCTAATTCATTTTATGAGGTTGCACCAAATTTGATTCTTGATGGCCATACTCTTGGAGCAATACAAGTAATCATAACAGATGAAGCATGGGATAGTCTAACAGAGGAACAGCAAAATATTCTTATGGAAGCCGGTAAGTATGCATCAGAGTATAACAGAAAGATTTCCGAAGAAACGGAAAATCAAGCTTTAGATGAACTAAAAGCTAAAGGCGTAAATGTTATAGAAGTTAACGATATTACACCTTGGAAAGAAGCATGTAAGGATGTAATCTCTTCTGCAACAGAAAAATATGCTGAACTTTATCAGCAAATTCTTGATATGCAATAA
- a CDS encoding TRAP transporter small permease gives MAGIFGILNKIKPVYDQIYKITLFLCKMLLIADILVATLTVAGRYIPFIPDPAWSEEVILSCMAYMTVLSGALAIRRRAHIRMTAFDKFLPEKLVTISDVISDIAVLVLAIVLIVVGWRYSVEIGSKGSYVSMPNVSRFWMYFAVPLGGIAMLIFQIEVLLENIEKLFAIKEEI, from the coding sequence ATGGCAGGAATTTTTGGTATTCTTAATAAGATTAAACCAGTATATGATCAAATATATAAGATTACTCTTTTTTTGTGCAAAATGCTTTTGATAGCTGATATTCTTGTTGCGACACTGACTGTAGCGGGGCGATATATTCCATTTATACCTGATCCGGCATGGAGCGAAGAAGTGATTTTAAGCTGTATGGCGTATATGACAGTTCTTTCTGGAGCCTTAGCCATCAGAAGAAGGGCACATATTCGTATGACAGCATTTGATAAATTTTTACCTGAAAAACTAGTGACTATTTCGGATGTTATTTCTGATATTGCTGTTTTAGTGTTAGCCATAGTTCTGATAGTAGTGGGTTGGAGATACTCAGTAGAGATTGGCTCAAAAGGTTCCTATGTAAGTATGCCCAATGTCTCCAGATTCTGGATGTACTTTGCTGTGCCATTAGGAGGGATAGCCATGCTTATATTTCAAATTGAGGTTTTATTAGAAAATATCGAGAAGCTTTTTGCGATAAAGGAGGAAATATAG
- a CDS encoding TRAP transporter large permease has protein sequence MSVESTAILILLSSFFIMILLRFPIAYVVALSSLLTLLYQGLPLTTIVQQMVKGISSYSLMAVPFFITMGVLMGTGGISEKLIELANACVGWMRGGLAMVNIVASYFFGGISGSAAADTASLGSILIPMMVEEGYDADFSTAVTITSSVEGLLVPPSHNMVIYSTAVGGVSIGSLFLAGYLPGAVLAVSLMIGAYIISVQRNYPKGEKFSMSNLLKQLGASIWALASVLIVVIGVVGGIFTATESAAIAVIYSLIVSVYIYKGLDWKGVWKALESCIDTLSIVLILIATSSIFGYLLTRLHVPSLAANAIISFTDNPIILSLLLNFILLVLGCIMDMAPIILIAVPVLFPIATSIGIDPIQFGIIVVLNCGIGLLTPPVGSVLYIGTAISKLPMERVVKATLPFYICMIIALLLVTFVPAISLWLPSLFM, from the coding sequence ATGAGCGTTGAAAGTACAGCGATTTTGATTTTACTCAGCAGCTTCTTTATAATGATACTTTTAAGATTTCCAATCGCTTATGTAGTTGCGCTTTCATCATTGTTAACGCTTTTATATCAAGGGCTGCCGCTTACTACGATTGTTCAACAGATGGTAAAAGGAATTAGCTCTTATAGCCTCATGGCAGTGCCGTTTTTTATTACAATGGGAGTTTTAATGGGAACTGGCGGTATCTCAGAAAAGTTAATTGAGTTAGCAAATGCTTGTGTTGGGTGGATGAGAGGAGGCTTAGCGATGGTTAACATCGTTGCATCCTACTTTTTCGGAGGTATTTCCGGCTCAGCGGCTGCAGATACCGCTTCTCTCGGCAGTATTTTAATTCCTATGATGGTAGAAGAGGGGTATGATGCTGATTTCTCTACTGCGGTTACGATTACTTCTTCAGTGGAAGGTCTTTTAGTTCCTCCTAGTCATAATATGGTTATCTATTCTACTGCTGTAGGTGGTGTCTCGATAGGAAGCCTTTTTCTTGCCGGATATTTACCGGGTGCAGTCTTAGCAGTATCTTTAATGATAGGTGCCTATATAATTTCCGTTCAAAGAAATTATCCTAAAGGCGAAAAATTCAGTATGAGCAATTTATTGAAACAGCTCGGTGCATCTATTTGGGCTCTTGCATCTGTTTTAATAGTTGTAATAGGAGTAGTCGGAGGTATCTTTACAGCTACGGAATCTGCGGCTATAGCAGTTATTTATAGCTTAATTGTTAGTGTATACATCTATAAAGGCCTTGACTGGAAAGGCGTGTGGAAGGCTCTAGAAAGCTGCATAGATACACTTTCTATTGTTCTAATTTTAATTGCAACTTCTAGTATTTTTGGATATTTGCTAACACGCTTACATGTGCCGTCTCTAGCAGCAAATGCGATTATTAGTTTTACAGATAATCCTATTATCTTGTCATTGCTTTTAAATTTTATTCTTTTGGTTCTGGGGTGCATTATGGACATGGCTCCGATTATATTAATTGCTGTTCCTGTTCTATTTCCGATTGCAACTTCAATTGGCATTGATCCTATCCAGTTTGGCATCATCGTTGTCCTGAACTGTGGAATAGGTCTCTTGACGCCTCCTGTAGGATCTGTGTTGTATATTGGCACCGCCATTTCCAAGCTGCCGATGGAACGCGTTGTAAAAGCGACATTACCATTTTACATTTGTATGATTATCGCTCTTTTGCTGGTAACATTCGTTCCGGCAATTAGTCTGTGGCTCCCATCATTATTTATGTAA
- a CDS encoding YcxB family protein yields MKYKYNYQVMASDIWKLSISNIYNSMIGVCNIIFTAAILLLTVKFWANATTIIKLLLMLAVSLFTIIQPIVIYLQSKRLVAKIPSDLEIGFDDYGIHIMTKNQNSKFEWDKIKGVYKKPNMLIIYTAHKQGYILTNKILGVQKEDLYDYILDKINMGQH; encoded by the coding sequence ATGAAATATAAATATAATTATCAGGTGATGGCTTCTGATATTTGGAAACTATCTATATCTAATATTTATAATTCTATGATAGGAGTATGCAACATTATTTTTACTGCTGCTATACTGCTTTTAACAGTAAAGTTCTGGGCAAATGCAACCACCATTATAAAATTACTTCTAATGCTAGCAGTTAGTTTATTTACAATTATTCAACCTATCGTTATTTATCTTCAGTCAAAAAGATTGGTAGCAAAGATTCCATCTGATTTAGAGATAGGCTTTGATGACTATGGAATTCACATAATGACAAAGAATCAAAATTCTAAATTCGAATGGGATAAGATAAAAGGGGTATACAAAAAACCAAATATGCTTATTATATACACAGCACATAAGCAAGGATATATATTAACAAATAAAATATTAGGGGTGCAAAAAGAAGATCTATATGACTATATTTTAGACAAAATTAACATGGGACAACACTGA
- the uxuA gene encoding mannonate dehydratase, protein MKMVFRWFGEKYDKIPLNYIRQIPGVSGVVTSLMDIPVGEVWPLERVQALKKEIEDHGLEVEVIESVNIHEDIKLGEKTRDKYIDAYIKTMENLSKIGIKVICYNFMPVLDWARSELAKPLSDGSTTMAYKHEYILNIDPQNLASRVGEQSGGFELPGWEPERLKEMSTVIEKYKNITEEQYWKNIKYFLDSVIPYAEKYDIKLAIHPDDPPWPIFGLPRVITNRDNIRKFLDLNTSPYNGLTLCTGSLGANKENDLPAIIREFSGEGRVHFAHIRNLKFENDKDFYESAHLSKCGSLDMFEIVKAFYDTGFTGYIRPDHGRMIWDETGRAGYGLYDRALGATYIQGLWEAIDKMSKRYCK, encoded by the coding sequence TTGAAGATGGTATTTAGGTGGTTTGGTGAAAAATATGATAAGATTCCTCTTAATTATATACGGCAAATACCTGGCGTATCCGGAGTTGTAACAAGTTTAATGGATATTCCGGTAGGTGAAGTCTGGCCCTTGGAAAGAGTTCAGGCTCTTAAAAAAGAAATCGAAGATCATGGTCTGGAAGTTGAAGTTATTGAAAGCGTTAATATACATGAAGACATAAAACTTGGTGAAAAGACAAGGGATAAATACATTGATGCATATATTAAAACTATGGAAAATCTGTCGAAAATTGGAATAAAAGTAATCTGCTATAATTTTATGCCTGTGCTTGATTGGGCAAGAAGCGAGCTTGCAAAACCACTAAGCGACGGATCCACTACTATGGCATATAAGCATGAATACATTTTAAATATTGATCCACAAAATCTTGCAAGTCGAGTAGGAGAGCAATCAGGTGGATTTGAGCTTCCAGGTTGGGAGCCAGAAAGATTAAAAGAGATGTCTACCGTAATAGAAAAATATAAGAATATTACTGAGGAACAATACTGGAAGAATATAAAATATTTTCTAGACAGCGTTATTCCTTATGCTGAAAAATATGATATTAAACTTGCTATTCATCCGGATGATCCACCATGGCCAATATTTGGCCTGCCAAGAGTTATTACCAACAGAGATAATATAAGAAAATTCCTTGATCTTAATACTAGCCCATATAATGGTTTAACGCTTTGTACAGGATCACTTGGAGCAAATAAAGAAAATGATCTTCCTGCTATTATAAGAGAATTTTCAGGAGAAGGAAGGGTGCATTTCGCTCATATAAGAAATCTTAAATTCGAAAACGATAAAGATTTTTATGAAAGCGCACATCTTTCTAAGTGTGGATCACTGGATATGTTTGAAATTGTAAAGGCCTTCTATGACACAGGATTTACCGGGTATATAAGGCCGGATCATGGACGTATGATTTGGGATGAAACAGGACGTGCAGGTTATGGACTTTATGATAGAGCTTTAGGTGCTACTTATATACAAGGACTGTGGGAAGCGATCGATAAAATGAGCAAACGATATTGCAAGTAA
- a CDS encoding GntR family transcriptional regulator — protein sequence MLELLERDKRETTREYVIRVLRHNIINLNLKPGQFVSENEIAEILGVSRTPVREAFIELSKSALVEIYPQRGTCIAPIDMDVVEESRFMRCVLEKAVIQLACDKISDRDITKLEDNLQLQETCLGHHDPQYLLYLDDKFHEYLFEICNKKMTYNLIKSAVAQFDRVRILNYTEMDMNVSVNEHRELLEAIRRRDKELATELMEKHLTRVIYDMSYLKEKHPEYFKGNIIKVSSYAGNDS from the coding sequence ATGCTTGAATTATTAGAAAGAGACAAAAGAGAGACTACAAGAGAATACGTAATAAGAGTTCTAAGACATAATATAATAAATTTAAATCTCAAACCAGGTCAGTTTGTAAGTGAAAACGAGATTGCGGAAATACTGGGAGTAAGCCGCACCCCTGTGAGAGAAGCTTTTATCGAGCTTTCTAAATCGGCTCTGGTTGAGATATATCCTCAAAGAGGTACTTGCATTGCGCCTATAGACATGGATGTCGTTGAGGAATCCCGATTTATGCGATGTGTACTGGAAAAAGCTGTTATTCAATTGGCATGCGATAAAATATCTGACCGCGATATTACAAAACTTGAGGATAACCTTCAATTACAAGAGACATGCCTAGGACACCATGACCCGCAGTATTTACTCTATTTAGATGATAAATTCCATGAATACTTGTTCGAGATATGCAATAAGAAAATGACGTATAATTTGATTAAAAGTGCCGTTGCTCAGTTTGATAGAGTCCGTATATTAAACTATACGGAAATGGATATGAATGTCAGTGTGAATGAACATAGAGAATTGCTCGAAGCTATAAGAAGACGAGATAAAGAATTGGCGACAGAGCTTATGGAAAAACACCTGACACGGGTAATTTACGACATGTCTTATTTAAAGGAAAAGCATCCGGAGTATTTTAAAGGTAATATTATAAAAGTATCATCATATGCAGGCAATGATTCATGA
- a CDS encoding deoxyribonuclease IV: MLIGAHISISKGYEHAVNEAISIGANTLQFFTRNPRGSAAKALDPNDIEKMKKRVNETNFGPLVAHAPYTLNPASDKENARNFTKNIILDDLDRMAIIGAPYIVLHPGSHLGAGVEVGIRRIAAILKEVTESKKDVMILLETMSGMGTEVGYRFEQLYDIINLTESPENFGVCFDTCHLFAAGYDIVNDLDGVISEFDKILGLSKLKAVHLNDSKFGLGSMKDRHANLGEGMLGIGTIKAVLTHPRLEDKPFLLETPGGIEAYKKEIALAKTLVS; this comes from the coding sequence ATGCTAATAGGAGCTCATATTTCTATTTCCAAGGGTTATGAACATGCAGTAAATGAGGCAATATCTATTGGAGCAAACACGCTACAGTTTTTTACTCGAAATCCTAGAGGCAGTGCTGCAAAAGCACTGGATCCAAACGATATAGAGAAAATGAAAAAACGAGTTAATGAAACTAATTTTGGTCCCTTGGTGGCTCATGCTCCATATACGCTTAATCCGGCGTCAGATAAAGAAAATGCCAGAAATTTTACTAAAAATATTATTCTAGACGATCTGGATAGAATGGCTATTATTGGTGCTCCATATATTGTTTTGCACCCGGGCAGCCATTTAGGGGCAGGAGTAGAAGTAGGTATCAGAAGGATTGCTGCCATATTAAAAGAAGTGACAGAGAGCAAAAAAGATGTTATGATTTTGCTGGAAACGATGTCAGGTATGGGAACAGAAGTCGGATACAGGTTTGAACAGCTTTATGATATTATTAATCTTACAGAAAGCCCTGAAAATTTTGGAGTATGTTTTGACACCTGTCATCTGTTTGCAGCAGGTTACGACATAGTTAATGATTTGGACGGAGTGATTTCAGAGTTTGATAAAATTTTAGGACTTTCAAAATTGAAGGCAGTGCATTTAAATGATAGCAAGTTTGGACTAGGAAGTATGAAAGACAGGCATGCAAATTTAGGAGAGGGCATGCTTGGCATTGGAACAATTAAAGCTGTGTTAACTCATCCAAGACTGGAAGATAAGCCATTCTTATTAGAAACACCTGGCGGCATTGAAGCTTACAAAAAGGAAATTGCATTGGCAAAGACATTAGTATCATAA